In Paludibaculum fermentans, the genomic stretch TGCGCCTCGGACAACAGCGAAACTGCCTCTTCATATTGCAGTTCCATCATGATCGGCTCCGCGTCCAGCCTGCATTCTTCAATGGACTGGTAGCGCAGCGAACGGTCTTTCGCCATCGCCCGGTGGACAACCTCAGCCAGGGCGGGCGGGCACTCGGACAAGTATTCCTTGAGGCTTCTGGGCTCCTGATTCATGATGGAAGCCATCACCGCTGGAGCCGTTGGACCCGAAAAGGGATGCTTTCCGGTCAGCAACTCGTAGTAGATCACCCCATAGGCGAATATGTCGCAAAGCCCGTCTGTCTCGGCGCCCAGAAACTGCTCTGGCGACATATAGGGGATGCTGCCCACCAGATACCCCTGCTGGGTCAAGCGGGTTCCCTCCCCATCCACCAGGCGGGCAATCCCGAAATCCATGATCTTTACCGTCAAGTCCGGCAGCAGCATGATGTTAGCCGGCTTCACGTCTCGATGCAGCACGCCATTTGCATGCGCGCAGTGAAGACCCTCCGCCACCTGCGACATGACGTGCATCTTTTGCAGTAAGGTCAGCTCACGTTTGCGGTGGATGGCTTCGTTGAGATCCTCTCCTTCCAGCAGTTCCATCACGATGTATGCCATGCCCCGGTCTTCGCCGAAGTCGTGAATCGTAACGATGTTTTTGTGGTGGAGATTGCCAGCAGCGGACGCTTCGTTGCGAAACCTCGCCAGCATGGCGGCATCGGCGCTCTCGGTCAGGACTTTGATCGCGACAGGACGCGAGACCACCGGATCGAAGGCACGGTAAACCCGGCCGAACCCGCCTCTGCCAAGCTCAGCCGCGATCTCATACTTGCCGATGCGTTCGATCGTCTCCCCCCAGAGTGCGGCGAGTCCGGTCCCAGAACAGGCTCAACAAATCGCTCCCGACCAGGAGCGATTTTTCACCAACTATATCATTGCAGGGGCGGTTGCCATCTGCCCCGCGAGTTTGGGAGCCGGGTAATTGTCCCGGCAACGAGAGAAAATGGATCACTGCGCGTACTTATGCAACGCGCTGGGCGCATCGCGGAACATCCGATCCAACATTTGGACGAACTGCTGGCCGGGAACAGGAAGCCGCTACAGGCGTAGTCGTCGACGCCATGTCTCGTGCTCATCGGGCATGGTTTCACTAGACGCATACAGATTCATGAGCCCATCGAAACCGCGCCGCGTGTCGCAAGGCGCAGTGTAGGGATAGACGCGCACCGCTGCGGGGAGGCTGATCGTGGGTTGGGCTGCAACGCATCCAGCACCACTTCCAGAGTCTCCTGATCCACCCCTCGCTGAACACGGGGCCGCCAGCCGTCGGCGGTCACCAGTTCCAATGCGGCGCCCTCCTCGCGGTCCGGCAGGGAAAAGGCCCAATTCAACCACAGGAATTGACGCGATGCGTGGTCCTATTGATTCCTGTGAGCCAGCACCTGGCGCCAGGAGAAACAAGCGACGTCAAGGCCGCGAGCCCGGCCGAACTCTGCCGAGACGCGCAATTCGGGGTGCTCCAACTGCGGAGCTTTCCCAACCCGCTCAAACCCTCCGCTCGGATGAGCTGCGCAATAACCCTCAACAAAGCTTCCCTCGCGGCCGATTCTAACCCGGTTCGAGCTTGGCCATTGAGATTCAAAATCACCACACGGCGCTGCCCAGCCAGGCAAGTATCTCAATCAGCGCCGGTTGCAGAGTCCAACGCAACAGCGACGAGCACCTCCGTGCCAGCGCCGGGCCTGCTCCAAATTCCGAATCGAGCGCCGATGCTCTTTGCCCGGTTCCGCATGACGCAAAGACCGCCATGCGCAGTCGCCTCCTCAACCGCCAGGGGATTGATTCCGCAACCGTTGTCACGAACGAAGACTTGCACCCGGCCGCCCCGGTACTGGATCTCGACTTCGATGCTCGTCGCTTGAGAATGCCGCATCGCATTCACAAACGCTTCCCGGCAGATCAAAACGAGCTGCTCCTGCATGGTCGGATCTAGCGTCCGTGGCCTTCCCTGGACAAAAACCCGAATCCTACCACCCGGAGAGCATCTTGCCTCCTCAACGAGCGTCGAAAAGGCACCCTCCAGACCCGACAGAGCGCGAGAAGCACAGTGGACGCCGCTCACGGCCGCACGGCATTCATCCGTGACTCGGCGCACCCAGCGTATAGCGCCGCTGAGCGTCAGTCGGCAAGGTGAATCCGCACCCACGTCTTCAATGGCCTGCTGGAGTAGCATGGACGCACCGGGAAATCCCTGCGGGCGAGTGTCGTTCAACTGACAAACCGAGCGCGCCCCGTTCCAGGAGTGGACTTCCAGGCGGATTTCCTCTCCGCGCATCGGATGTGCTGCAGCGGTAGGGCGGCCACACGGCGTCATTTTGGGCATCAGGCCCTGCGATCGCAAGGGGCTCGCAATGGATTGCCCTGGTTTCAAGTTGAAAGACCATCACAGAAGCAGAGTTGATTGGCATGGCTACTTCACTCCATTGGAAAGGTCACGGCAGTTTCTGCCGCGCCAGAGTCCAGCACTCGCCGCCTGCCGGAAACCTATGAGCGTCAGGCTGGCGATTGTTAACCCGCAACTGCTCAGCGGCTCATTCGAAACGACCCCGGGCACACTCGATCGAAGAGCTCGCTCTGCTAAGTTGGGCCACTAAGGGAGCTTCAACCAGACCGGTAGTTCCCAGCGAGGCCCGGGCACTTCCCGCGCAGTGCGCCGAAGCGGCACGGGCTTCCCGCTGCATCTCATTCGGCAGGACCCGCCGGCGAGGCCGGGTAGATAGCCCAGTTCAAAACGCCTTCGCCTCGTCTTCCGCTGTAGCCTGATCCTGGTCGGTCATTCCTCCGCTGACGCCGATGGCTCCGGCAACCTCACCGCCCCGCTTCAGCGGGCCGTGGCCTCCGACGTAGAATATGGTGGCGAAGTCCTCAGACTTCATGTCTGACAGCTTGCGGGTTTCGGACAGCGCCTTCTGCGCCTGTGAATCCTGCGTGAATCGAGCCATTGCCCCCGTCTAATTCCCTGGCTCGCCACTCTTCGGATCGATCGGGGGCTGACCACCTTTCGGCGAGGCCAATGTCAGCTCAACACCGGCGTCCCGGGAGACGAAATAAGGGGCGGCGAATTCCTCCAGCCAGAAGCCTGTCTTCCGGCCGGTTTCGCCCAGTTGATCGTGGGATGTGAGCACCATCAGTATCTTCATAGTTGTTCTCATTCCTGTCGAACCCAACACCCTCTTCATTGACGCACGTTAACAACCATCGCCAAACCATTGAAAAGAAATGGCATCGAGAAAGACACGGAAGGCGAGTGTTCGCCGGCCGACACAATTACTTGACGCGACCTGGAAGCACCCGGTGATGGCCAGCCCGGATCTTCCTCGGGAAGCTCTTAGCCGCGCCAAACAGGTCGCCCCGCCCCCACTTCTCCCCCAATTCCAACATTGAGGATTTCTTCATAACCGCATCCGAAACTCTTTTTTCCGTTTATTTTCAACGCGACCCTCCCCAAAGCCGCCCTTTTCCCCTTGACGTACCCCTTACCCTGGAATCGCGCCGGCACCCACGCCGGCCATTTTCATTTACAAGGAGATAGAAATCATGGCTACCGCAGCTCAGATCAACGCCAACCAGGCCAACGCCAGGAAGTCCACCGGACCCGTCACCATCGAGGGCAAAGCCCGTTCATCCCAGAACGCCCGCAGCCACGGCTTCACAGCCAAACATCTCGACATCACGCCCGAAGACCGCGCCGCATTCACCACACTCGAAGCCGCCCTGCGCCTCGACACCCGGCCCGCGAACTGCATTGAGGAGGAGATCTTCCACCGCATCCTCACCCACACCTGGAACCTGCGCCGCATCGAATCCTTCGAGTGTTTGATCCTCGCCGAAACGGACCCATTGGCCGAAACCGACTCCCACGGAGCCCAACTCGACCGCTACGCCCGCTACCGTCGCGACCTGGAACGCGGCCTCTACCGCGCCATCAAGGAGCTCAGCAAACTCCAAACCGAACGTGCCGCCCTCGCCCAGCAACACCCCGATGTCGTCAAAGCCGTCCGTGAGAACGTCCCCCTGGCCGAAGTCACCCGCCTGACCAGCAACACCGATGAACTTTTCTTCTATGAAGGCTATGGCCGACCCCGCCGCGCCCTCGAACACCTCACCACCGGCATCGAAACGAACCACCCCGACAACCAGGACCCGCTGGCAGACCTCCAGCCCATGCGAGTTCCACGAAACGAAACCAACCCGATGCGCGATGACGGACTGCCCAACCTGAATTACAAGTTCTCGGCCCTTTAATCACCACAGCCCGGCCAAGCAACCGCGCGTCAACGAAACGAAGCCGCTGCCAATCGCCTTCGCCGTTCGAGCCCAAGCCGGAGTTCCCCCTGGCACTGTTCCTTGAAAACTGAATACAGAACCTACCCCGGGCGCGGACTCTTCCGCTCTCCAACGGCCGTCGTGTCTCGGACAAGCGCGATTCCACACAGGCCTCCGGCTGGACGGCCCTGCCGATGAACTACTTCAGCGGAGCGGCCCAGGTGATAGGCCGCTGCTTGCTTGAAGATTGCCGCGAGCTCTGCCACCACGCACAACCCGGGCGAGTTGCAGACCGTCAGCATCCTGCCATCGACAACACCGGACGCGCTCTCACGCAAGTTCAACCGCGGCGTCGGCCACAGGGAAGTTGCGCGTGAGCGCGTTGCAGTCCACTTCGGCGGGTGAGCGCCTGCGATAACCCAGGCGCCGTTACCCCTGCCTGCTCCTCTCTCCTACTGCCCGATGTCGACGAACTCGGCGTCGACCACATCATCCTTTGCAGCGTTCTTCTGGCCGTTTGCGCCGCCATTGGGTGGCGGAGCCTGGGCGCCGGGCTGAGCGGAGGATTTGTACATCGCTTCGGCCAACTTGTGGCTGGCGGCCGTCAGCCGGTCAGTGGCGGCCGTGAGCCGCACCGCGTCGTTCTCGCCGATGGCCTTCCTGGTCTCTTCAATGGCCAACTCGATCTCCTTCGCGCCTGCCTCGCCGATGCTGCCGCGATGCTCCTTCAGCGTCTTCTCAACGTTGTAGACCATGGCGTCGGCCTTGTTCTTGGCCTCGATGTTGTCGCGTAGCGTGCGGTCATCGGCCGCGTGTGATTCGGCATCCCTGGTCAACTGATCCACATCGGCCTTCGAGAGCCCGGAAGAAGCCGTGATCGTGATCTTCTGTTCGTTCTGGGTCGCCGTGTCCTTCGCCGCGACGCTGAGGATGCCGTTCGCATCGATATCGAAGGTCACTTCAATTTTCGGCAGGCCGCGCGGAGCCGGAGGGATGTTGCCGAGTTGGAACACGCCCAGCAGCCTGTTGTCACGGGCCATGGCGCGCTCGCCCTGGTGGACCTTGATCTCCACCGACGGCTGGTTCTCAGTAGCCGTGGAGAAGGTCTCGCTCTTGCGCGTCGGAATGGTTGTGTTGCGTTCGATCAGCTTGGTGAACACGCCGCCCATCGTCTCGATACCCAACGACAACGGCGTGACATCCAGCAGCAGGACGTCCTTGACCTCTCCGCCCAGCACGCCGCCCTGGATCGCGGCGCCGATGGCCACCACTTCGTCCGGGTTCACACCCTTGTGCGGCTCTCTGCCGAAGAGCTCACGAACCAGCGTCTGGATTCGCGGCATGCGCGTCTGTCCGCCCACCAGGACCACTTCGGCGAGCTGTTGCGGCGTCACTTCCGCATCGGCAAGAGCCTGCTTGCAGGGGCCCACTGATCGCTGGATGATGTCTTCCACCATCTGCTCGAAACGGGCCCGCGTCAGCTTCAAGGTCAGGTGCTTGGGGCCAGTGGCGTCGGCGGTCACAAACGGCAGGTTGATTTCCACTTCCAACAGCGTGGACAGCTCCATCTTGGCCTTCTCGGCCGCTTCCTTCAAACGCTGCAGCGCCATCGGATCCTTGGACAGATCGACCTGATTCTCCTTTTTGAACTCCGCCACGATCCAGTCGATGATCCGCTGGTCGATATTGTCTCCGCCCAAATGGGTATCCCCGTTGGTGGACTTGACTTCGACTAGCCCCTCGCCAACCGTGAGGATCGAAATATCGAAGGTGCCGCCGCCAAAGTCATAGACGGCGATGGTCTCGTCTTTCTTCTTATCGAGTCCGTAAGCCAATGCGGCCGCGGTCGGCTCGTTGATGATCCGCAGGACTTCGAGACCGGCGATCTTGCCGGCATCCTTGGTCGCCTGGCGCTGCGCGTCATTGAAATAGGCGGGTACGGTAATCACGGCCTGCGTGACTTTGCCGCCCAGGTAGGCCTCTGCCGCTTCCTTCAGCTTCGTAAGGATCATTGCGGAGATCTCAGAGGGCGAGTATTTCTTGCCGGCGATCTCCACCCGCGCGTCGCCATTCTCGCCGCTGACCACCTTGAAGGGCACCATCTTCATCTCTTCACTGACCTCGTCAAAGCGGCGCCCCATGAACCGTTTGATCGAGAAGATGGTGTTCGCCGGGTTGGTGACCGCTTGCCGTTTGGCAATCTGGCCGACAAGGCGCTCCCCCGTCTTGGTGAAGGCCACGACGGACGGTGTAGTTCGGGCCCCCTCCTGGTTGGCAATGACGGTGGGCTGGCCGGCCTCCAGAACACAAACCGCGGAGTTAGTAGTGCCTAAATCGATACCGATGATCTTTCCCATTTGCTGAACAACCTTTCACTCATGGATTCCAATTTCGACCCCCGGAGCGAGCACTGGAGTTAACGGAGCAGTGACCCTCAACGGTGTGGCGCGCCGGCGGCTGGTTGCCGCTTTCAGCTCGCCACCTGCTTGTGAGTGCACGCCTTGCGCCAACCAGTTAAACCCCGGCGAGCTTAAGGAATCCGTCATCGCGCCTGGGATCCGCCCACGACGACGCACGATCCGATGTGCCCCTCATTCAGTTGATCGGCGCTGCCTGGGCGCACCTTGGCGTATGGAGCATGACAGTTCACCTCCGCCGGAGCAACGGAAACATCGGCGTTCCACTCCTGCCCGGTCCTCCTGATCCACCGTGCGCTACCGACGAGATCTGGTCAGATGACGGCAGACAGTCAGATACGCGGCCCACAAAGTTCCCCGTTCGGCAATAAATGCCGGGGATCCCTCGATACCTGGCCGGTCATTTTTGGGTTCGCGGCTGTAATCATTTCTCCGGTACGTGCTCCGGAGAGCCATGTCCTGCCATCGAGTCCAATGGTCATCCCTTCGGCATCAGTCAATTGCCCCGGCCCACGCGGAGTGGCCCTGCTCGTGCATCGGACGATAGCGTTGGATTCGAACAATGGAAAGGA encodes the following:
- the dnaK gene encoding molecular chaperone DnaK, giving the protein MGKIIGIDLGTTNSAVCVLEAGQPTVIANQEGARTTPSVVAFTKTGERLVGQIAKRQAVTNPANTIFSIKRFMGRRFDEVSEEMKMVPFKVVSGENGDARVEIAGKKYSPSEISAMILTKLKEAAEAYLGGKVTQAVITVPAYFNDAQRQATKDAGKIAGLEVLRIINEPTAAALAYGLDKKKDETIAVYDFGGGTFDISILTVGEGLVEVKSTNGDTHLGGDNIDQRIIDWIVAEFKKENQVDLSKDPMALQRLKEAAEKAKMELSTLLEVEINLPFVTADATGPKHLTLKLTRARFEQMVEDIIQRSVGPCKQALADAEVTPQQLAEVVLVGGQTRMPRIQTLVRELFGREPHKGVNPDEVVAIGAAIQGGVLGGEVKDVLLLDVTPLSLGIETMGGVFTKLIERNTTIPTRKSETFSTATENQPSVEIKVHQGERAMARDNRLLGVFQLGNIPPAPRGLPKIEVTFDIDANGILSVAAKDTATQNEQKITITASSGLSKADVDQLTRDAESHAADDRTLRDNIEAKNKADAMVYNVEKTLKEHRGSIGEAGAKEIELAIEETRKAIGENDAVRLTAATDRLTAASHKLAEAMYKSSAQPGAQAPPPNGGANGQKNAAKDDVVDAEFVDIGQ
- a CDS encoding sensor histidine kinase, with translation MPKMTPCGRPTAAAHPMRGEEIRLEVHSWNGARSVCQLNDTRPQGFPGASMLLQQAIEDVGADSPCRLTLSGAIRWVRRVTDECRAAVSGVHCASRALSGLEGAFSTLVEEARCSPGGRIRVFVQGRPRTLDPTMQEQLVLICREAFVNAMRHSQATSIEVEIQYRGGRVQVFVRDNGCGINPLAVEEATAHGGLCVMRNRAKSIGARFGIWSRPGAGTEVLVAVALDSATGAD